From Deinococcus aerophilus, a single genomic window includes:
- a CDS encoding YgaP family membrane protein, which produces MTTKQFMGFMAAPQGRGLRVGVGLVLIAWGTTQNKPAAATLGVVPLLAGVFDVCLLAPLFRLPFQGDDLRRRTPTPS; this is translated from the coding sequence ATGACGACCAAACAGTTCATGGGTTTTATGGCCGCGCCACAGGGTCGTGGCCTCAGAGTAGGCGTGGGCCTCGTGTTGATCGCCTGGGGCACGACCCAGAACAAACCCGCCGCGGCGACCCTCGGTGTTGTGCCGCTGCTGGCCGGTGTGTTCGACGTTTGCCTGCTCGCCCCTCTGTTTCGGCTGCCTTTTCAGGGTGACGATCTGCGGCGGCGGACCCCGACGCCCTCCTGA
- a CDS encoding metal-sensitive transcriptional regulator, protein MTSASELNEKQPDKQRVLNRLRRLEGQVRGLQKMVDEERPCQEILTLLSGIRSALDATGDAIFEEYVNSCLLDNGAPLSPADIVKTARLLR, encoded by the coding sequence ATGACGAGCGCTTCTGAGCTCAACGAAAAGCAACCGGACAAGCAGCGGGTCCTCAACCGTCTGCGCCGTCTGGAGGGTCAGGTGCGCGGGCTGCAGAAGATGGTGGACGAGGAGCGGCCCTGTCAGGAAATCCTGACCCTGCTCAGCGGCATCCGGAGCGCCCTGGACGCCACGGGAGACGCCATCTTCGAGGAGTACGTCAACAGTTGCCTGCTGGACAACGGCGCGCCGCTCTCGCCCGCAGACATCGTCAAGACGGCCCGCCTGCTGCGGTAA
- a CDS encoding chemotaxis protein CheB: protein MLPHRLVVVGASAGGIGPLQLLAAGLPAGWPATVCVVVHVPAYAPSFLPEILGRAGPLPVSTPRQGEPLLPGRIYCAPPDHHLLVEEGRFSVTRGPKENRLRPAVDALFRSAAYSEGPNVIGVVLSGLLDDGTSGLWTIKHFGGTTVVQDPGDAEYNSMPKSAADQVDIDHTVTARDLAGLLVRLVAGPVPAYGEVQEDDRRRVASEVSIASSAHAFRKGVMEFGKVTPQTCPECGGILVQIREGGLTRYRCHTGHAYSGDALLVSVTEQIENKLWTTMRALEEASMLLESTGQELAASGNTRLAGEYLQKAQQMEVRTRQIFQNIVEDQALSGGYLAHGTEPPAEG, encoded by the coding sequence ATGCTTCCACACCGACTGGTGGTCGTAGGCGCCTCTGCGGGCGGAATAGGGCCGCTGCAACTGCTCGCCGCTGGCCTGCCGGCCGGGTGGCCCGCCACGGTGTGCGTCGTCGTGCATGTTCCCGCCTACGCGCCGAGTTTCCTGCCCGAGATTCTGGGCCGCGCAGGGCCGCTGCCCGTGTCCACCCCCCGTCAGGGCGAACCCCTCCTGCCGGGGCGAATCTACTGTGCCCCCCCCGACCACCATCTGCTTGTCGAAGAGGGACGGTTCAGCGTCACCAGGGGACCCAAGGAAAACCGCCTGCGCCCGGCCGTGGATGCGCTCTTCCGGTCGGCAGCCTACAGCGAGGGGCCGAATGTCATCGGGGTTGTCCTCTCGGGTCTGCTGGACGACGGCACCTCGGGGCTGTGGACGATCAAGCACTTCGGGGGAACAACCGTGGTGCAAGATCCCGGGGACGCGGAATACAACTCCATGCCGAAAAGCGCGGCGGATCAGGTGGACATTGACCACACGGTGACGGCGCGGGATCTGGCGGGCCTGCTGGTCCGTCTGGTGGCCGGACCCGTGCCGGCGTACGGAGAGGTTCAGGAAGACGACCGCAGGCGAGTGGCCAGCGAGGTCAGCATTGCCAGTTCGGCCCATGCCTTTCGCAAGGGAGTCATGGAGTTTGGCAAGGTGACGCCCCAGACCTGCCCGGAGTGCGGCGGCATTCTGGTACAGATCAGGGAGGGAGGCCTGACCCGCTACCGCTGCCATACGGGACACGCCTACAGTGGAGATGCCCTGCTCGTCAGCGTCACGGAACAGATCGAGAACAAGTTGTGGACCACCATGCGGGCCCTTGAGGAAGCCTCCATGCTGCTGGAGAGCACCGGTCAGGAGTTGGCCGCCTCCGGCAACACGAGGCTGGCGGGCGAATACCTTCAGAAGGCCCAGCAGATGGAAGTCCGCACCCGGCAGATCTTTCAGAACATCGTCGAGGATCAGGCCCTGAGCGGCGGGTACCTCGCGCACGGCACAGAGCCCCCCGCCGAGGGCTGA
- a CDS encoding putative bifunctional diguanylate cyclase/phosphodiesterase, whose translation MTGPDPLFRPQNLREQAERQVRQASPLPLWDGWPAASLAHELQIYHVELTAQNEELQLAVVELERGRRLYHTLYEHAPAAYFTLDARAHILSVNQAGAHLLGFDRSVLLARRFLQFIEPGHRAGFSRLLETLLHTGSAASEQLSVVHCNDTQLEVQLQALALPDSPQAQPTFLLTLVDLTPLFEARRAIHALNDTLEDRVRQGTRHLRVLADQFRHQARHDALTTLPNRAAFGEGLERALERLHAQEEAFAVLFCDVDRFKRINDSLGHPAGDQVLQELARRLQTVIRPTDHVARLGGDEFAVLLHGVADQARVSQVVTRLEEALEVPFVVSGQELFIQVGTGALLVTREYHSSEDILRDVDLALYQAKRGGPAGTRVFEPSMRNGSGDQLELETALRHALERGELMVHYQPIVALQGGHLLGVEALIRWQHPQRGLLPAGAFIPLAEELGLTGQLDEWVLQTAVQQLARWPVNGALDRPLWLSVHVSAAHLTQVTAVTALLGSAPLPAPWQVLIEITERVLSHPADTDAASLRTLQGAGVELVVDDFGTGPSSLSSLHRFPLRMLKIDRSFVATLDRHRELVRTIAVIGHSLGLTVVAEGIETEAQRAQLIELGLTVGQGNLFSPALSAEQLEERLHATLNFL comes from the coding sequence ATGACCGGTCCAGATCCGTTGTTCAGGCCGCAGAACCTGCGCGAGCAGGCCGAACGTCAGGTGCGCCAGGCCTCTCCGCTCCCGCTGTGGGACGGGTGGCCCGCCGCGTCCCTGGCCCACGAACTGCAGATCTACCATGTCGAACTGACTGCCCAGAACGAGGAACTTCAGCTCGCGGTCGTGGAGCTGGAGCGCGGACGCCGGCTCTACCACACGCTCTATGAACACGCGCCGGCGGCGTACTTTACCCTGGACGCCCGCGCGCACATCCTGAGCGTCAATCAGGCGGGAGCACACCTGCTTGGCTTTGACCGCAGCGTGTTGCTCGCCCGGCGCTTCCTGCAGTTTATTGAACCGGGACACCGGGCCGGGTTCAGCCGCCTGCTCGAAACCCTGCTGCACACCGGGAGTGCCGCCTCTGAGCAACTCAGCGTGGTCCACTGCAACGACACGCAACTGGAGGTGCAGTTGCAGGCCCTGGCCCTGCCAGATTCACCGCAGGCTCAGCCCACCTTTCTGCTCACACTCGTGGACCTAACGCCGTTGTTCGAGGCCCGCAGGGCCATACACGCCCTGAACGACACCCTGGAAGACCGGGTGCGCCAGGGCACCCGGCATCTCCGTGTGCTGGCAGACCAGTTCCGGCACCAGGCACGGCATGATGCCCTGACCACCCTTCCCAACCGGGCCGCTTTCGGAGAAGGCCTGGAGCGGGCGCTGGAGAGACTGCACGCGCAGGAAGAGGCGTTTGCGGTGCTGTTCTGCGACGTCGACCGCTTCAAGCGGATCAACGACAGTCTGGGCCACCCGGCCGGGGATCAGGTGCTTCAGGAGCTGGCCCGCCGCCTGCAGACCGTCATCCGGCCCACCGACCACGTGGCGAGGCTGGGCGGCGATGAGTTCGCGGTCCTGCTGCACGGGGTGGCGGATCAGGCGCGGGTGTCCCAGGTCGTCACCCGGCTGGAAGAGGCCCTTGAAGTCCCGTTCGTCGTGAGCGGTCAGGAGCTGTTCATTCAGGTCGGAACGGGGGCCTTGCTGGTCACCCGTGAATACCATTCTTCAGAAGACATCCTGCGCGATGTGGATCTGGCGCTGTATCAGGCCAAGCGGGGGGGACCGGCGGGCACCCGCGTGTTTGAGCCGTCGATGCGCAACGGGTCCGGGGACCAGCTGGAGCTGGAGACAGCGCTCCGGCACGCCCTGGAGCGCGGCGAGCTGATGGTGCATTATCAGCCCATCGTGGCCTTGCAGGGCGGGCACCTGCTCGGCGTCGAGGCCCTGATTCGCTGGCAGCATCCACAGCGGGGCCTGCTGCCGGCGGGGGCATTCATTCCTCTGGCGGAAGAACTGGGCCTCACCGGACAGCTCGATGAATGGGTGCTTCAAACGGCGGTGCAGCAACTGGCCCGGTGGCCGGTGAACGGCGCCCTCGACCGCCCGTTGTGGCTGAGTGTCCATGTCTCGGCGGCCCACCTGACCCAGGTCACCGCCGTCACGGCGCTGCTGGGCAGCGCGCCCCTGCCCGCACCCTGGCAGGTCCTGATCGAGATCACAGAACGGGTCCTGAGCCACCCGGCGGACACCGACGCGGCCTCGCTGCGAACCTTGCAGGGTGCGGGCGTCGAGCTGGTGGTAGACGATTTCGGGACCGGCCCCTCGTCCCTGAGCAGCCTGCACCGCTTTCCTCTGCGGATGCTCAAGATCGACCGCTCGTTCGTGGCCACCCTCGACCGCCACCGGGAGCTGGTGCGGACGATTGCGGTGATCGGGCACTCGCTCGGCCTGACCGTGGTCGCCGAGGGCATCGAGACCGAAGCGCAGCGCGCCCAACTGATTGAGCTGGGCCTCACCGTCGGCCAGGGAAATCTCTTCTCCCCTGCCCTGTCTGCCGAGCAGCTGGAGGAACGTCTGCACGCAACTTTGAACTTCCTCTGA